One genomic segment of Helicoverpa zea isolate HzStark_Cry1AcR chromosome 22, ilHelZeax1.1, whole genome shotgun sequence includes these proteins:
- the LOC124641463 gene encoding uncharacterized protein LOC124641463, protein MSVQQLEALMEYLESQQELALGRTDEVPVLNLGFIEMENLQALCLYRQRLQALPVPTEPASSQATQQPEQAAPRRRRRRRRQEMDAEPEEQSTLRTATDMLQNIEVASANATNRLAAAIETLAARLSEPIRIVLEQPASTHTRQRPQRVHRRNRRIIIDSDSD, encoded by the exons ATGAGCGTCCAACAGTTAGAAGCCCTCATGGAGTATTTAGAGAGCCAACAAGAGCTTGCCCTCGGACG AACTGATGAAGTACCGGTGCTCAATCTGGG ATTCATTGAAATGGAG AACCTGCAAGCTCTATGCTTGTACCGCCAGAGACTGCAAGCTCTGCCTGTACCAACAGAGCCTGCAAGCTCTCAGGCTACGCAGCAGCCAGAACAAGCTGCTCCGCGGCGACGTCGTCGTCGGCGGCGTCAAGAAATGGATGCTG aacctGAAGAGCAATCAACACTACGCACTGCCACCGATATGCTGCAAAATATTGAGGTGGCCAGTGCAAATGCTACGAATAGGCTTGCTGCAGCCATAGAAACCCTTGCGGCAAGGCTTAGTGAGCCTATTCGCATAGTGCTAGAGCAACCAGCATCCACACATACGAGACAACGTCCACAACGG GTTCATAGAAGAAATAGAAGAATTATTATTGATTCTGATAGTGATTGA